A DNA window from Streptomyces sp. B21-083 contains the following coding sequences:
- a CDS encoding CaiB/BaiF CoA transferase family protein yields MTGAGPLAGLRVLEVGHILAGPYATMLLADLGAQVTKVEPPGGDLSRQVSDAYFASLNRGKRSICVDLAAPAGQDRLHELVRDADALLVNLKPSAVERFGLTYEALKPFNERLVCVALTGWGMEAGDTPAFDYVVQAATGVAALTGEPDGPPMLPGYSSADNSAGLAAALGLLAQVVSGRGGQVEVSLRDVMLSQLNYHAAAWLNDGAAPRRLGGAHAYYVPAQLFPTAEGHLALFITHDGFWRAFAAEAGIEGYATMAERAARRDEVIAAVTKALAGDSAAAWEARLSPLGVPAGAVRTLPEALAEAPDAVIEAGGHRLVGSPFRIAGQVPSYGPPPRLGEHGDLL; encoded by the coding sequence GTGACCGGCGCTGGGCCCCTCGCGGGGCTGCGGGTGCTTGAGGTCGGCCACATCCTGGCCGGCCCCTACGCCACCATGCTGCTCGCCGACCTCGGCGCGCAGGTCACGAAGGTCGAGCCGCCCGGCGGCGACCTCTCCCGGCAGGTCTCCGACGCGTACTTCGCCAGCCTCAACCGGGGCAAGCGCTCGATCTGTGTGGACCTGGCCGCCCCGGCGGGCCAGGACCGGCTGCACGAGCTGGTACGGGACGCCGACGCCCTGCTGGTCAATCTCAAACCGTCGGCCGTCGAGCGCTTCGGCCTCACCTACGAGGCACTGAAGCCGTTCAACGAGCGACTGGTGTGCGTCGCCCTCACCGGCTGGGGCATGGAGGCCGGCGACACCCCCGCCTTCGACTACGTCGTCCAGGCCGCCACTGGCGTCGCCGCCCTCACGGGTGAGCCGGACGGGCCGCCCATGCTGCCGGGCTACTCCTCGGCCGACAACTCGGCCGGACTGGCCGCCGCACTGGGCCTGTTGGCCCAGGTCGTCTCCGGACGCGGCGGCCAGGTCGAGGTCTCGCTGCGCGACGTGATGCTCTCCCAGCTTAACTACCACGCCGCCGCCTGGCTCAACGACGGCGCCGCGCCGCGCCGCCTCGGGGGAGCGCACGCCTACTACGTTCCCGCGCAGCTCTTCCCCACCGCCGAGGGCCACCTGGCCCTGTTCATCACCCACGACGGGTTCTGGCGCGCCTTCGCCGCCGAGGCCGGCATCGAGGGCTACGCGACGATGGCCGAGCGCGCGGCCCGCCGCGACGAGGTGATCGCGGCGGTGACGAAGGCCCTCGCCGGGGATTCGGCGGCGGCCTGGGAGGCCAGGCTGAGCCCGCTCGGAGTACCGGCGGGCGCGGTACGCACCCTGCCCGAGGCGCTCGCCGAAGCACCTGACGCGGTGATCGAGGCGGGCGGCCACCGACTGGTCGGCAGCCCCTTCCGGATCGCCGGCCAGGTGCCGTCGTACGGTCCGCCGCCGCGCCTGGGGGAACACGGCGACCTGCTCTGA
- a CDS encoding TIGR03564 family F420-dependent LLM class oxidoreductase, whose translation MRVGVMSGPERGDATHKAARMVDDARWAEEAGFDTVWVPQVPTDFDALTAIAVMGQATERIELGTAVVPVHAQHPIALARQAMSAQAVAGGRLALGVGASHHWIVRDMLGLPYEKPASYTRAYLEVLNAARSGGGSADVDNDVFSVHNPLTIAPIAPLPVLLAALGPVMLRIAGEHTDGTVLWMADERAVGEHIAPTITKAAEAAGRPAPRIVAGIPVCLCAPHEVDAARERANRILGEAEISPNYQRLLEHGTARDVGDLCAAGDEAAIAARFRQFADAGVTDLSVRLLPIGTGREELIASKLRTRDAVAAIAAELR comes from the coding sequence ATGCGAGTCGGAGTGATGAGTGGCCCCGAACGGGGTGACGCGACGCACAAGGCGGCCCGTATGGTCGACGACGCCCGGTGGGCCGAAGAGGCCGGGTTCGACACCGTGTGGGTGCCGCAGGTGCCGACGGACTTCGACGCCCTGACCGCCATCGCCGTCATGGGCCAGGCCACGGAACGCATCGAACTGGGCACGGCCGTCGTTCCCGTCCACGCCCAGCACCCGATCGCGCTGGCCCGCCAGGCCATGTCCGCGCAGGCGGTGGCGGGCGGGCGGCTCGCGCTGGGCGTCGGCGCCTCCCACCACTGGATCGTCCGGGACATGCTGGGCCTGCCGTACGAGAAGCCCGCGTCGTACACCCGCGCCTACCTGGAGGTCCTCAACGCCGCGCGGTCCGGGGGTGGTTCGGCGGACGTGGACAACGACGTCTTCAGCGTCCACAACCCGCTCACCATCGCCCCCATCGCCCCCCTCCCGGTCCTGCTGGCCGCGCTGGGGCCGGTGATGCTGCGCATCGCCGGGGAGCACACGGACGGCACGGTGCTGTGGATGGCCGACGAACGGGCGGTCGGCGAGCACATCGCCCCGACGATCACCAAGGCGGCGGAGGCGGCGGGCCGCCCGGCTCCCCGTATCGTCGCGGGCATCCCGGTGTGCCTGTGCGCACCGCACGAGGTCGACGCGGCGCGCGAGCGCGCCAACCGCATCCTCGGCGAGGCCGAGATCTCCCCGAACTACCAGCGTCTCCTCGAACACGGCACCGCCCGCGATGTCGGCGACCTGTGCGCGGCCGGCGACGAGGCGGCCATCGCGGCCCGCTTCCGGCAGTTCGCCGATGCCGGGGTGACCGACCTGTCCGTGCGGCTGCTGCCCATCGGCACCGGACGGGAGGAGCTCATCGCCTCCAAGCTGCGCACCCGGGACGCCGTCGCGGCGATCGCCGCGGAGCTGCGGTGA
- a CDS encoding cobalamin B12-binding domain-containing protein, translating to MTAPVRVLVAKPGLDGHDRGAKLVARGLRDAGFEVVFTGIRHRVDDIAVTAVQEDVALVGLSILSGAHLTLTRRTVEALRAAGGDDIPVVVGGTIPAGDIARLREAGAAGVYPTGTPIDEIVADIRALTAPED from the coding sequence ATGACCGCACCGGTACGCGTACTCGTCGCCAAGCCCGGCCTCGACGGGCACGACCGCGGCGCGAAACTGGTCGCCCGCGGACTGCGGGACGCCGGATTCGAGGTGGTGTTCACCGGCATCAGGCACCGCGTGGACGACATCGCCGTCACCGCGGTGCAGGAGGACGTCGCCCTCGTCGGCCTGTCCATCCTCTCCGGCGCCCACCTCACCCTCACCCGCCGCACGGTCGAGGCGCTGCGCGCCGCGGGCGGCGACGACATCCCCGTCGTGGTCGGCGGGACCATCCCGGCCGGCGACATCGCGCGGCTGCGGGAGGCCGGGGCTGCCGGCGTGTACCCCACGGGCACCCCGATCGACGAGATCGTCGCGGACATCCGCGCCCTGACAGCCCCGGAGGACTGA
- a CDS encoding methylmalonyl-CoA mutase family protein: MTKDFRTASGIPLQPVYGPADRPTHPPDPGTFPFTRGNFPTGYRGRTWTLRQYSGFGTAEESNRRYRYLLDQGGTGLSVALDLPTQCGYDSDDPEYTDEVGRVGVAIDTLADAEILFDTIPLDRISTSFTINGTAAILLAFYVAAAEKRGIPRAKLTGTIQNDILKEYASRGTWIWPPEPSLRLIADTIEFCAEQVPRFNAISVAGAHFRDAGANAVQEMAFTLADGVTYCETVLERGRMTIDQFAPQISFFFYTHGDFFEEIAKYRAGRRRWATLVRERFGAKTDKAAMFRFGCVAGGASLHAPQARNNTVRVAYEALASVLGGVQSMFTAAWDEPFALPSEESTTLALRTQQILAHETGVAAVADPLGGSYFVEALTDATEERIVEIMADLEAHGGMVRCIEDGYLQGLIADESWQLHRKTTSGERPVVGVNRFTVDEPPPDLATYELDAEGRERQLKRLARVKSERSAAEVRASLDALRRAAEGDDNLMNPLIDCAGAYCTVGEMADVLRAVWGEFRQPVVF; the protein is encoded by the coding sequence ACTCCGGCTTCGGCACCGCCGAGGAGTCCAACCGCCGCTACCGCTACCTCCTCGACCAGGGCGGCACCGGGCTTTCGGTCGCCCTCGACCTGCCCACCCAGTGCGGCTACGACTCCGACGACCCGGAGTACACCGACGAGGTCGGCCGGGTCGGCGTCGCAATTGACACCCTCGCCGACGCCGAGATCCTCTTCGACACCATCCCGCTGGACCGGATCAGCACCAGCTTCACCATCAACGGCACCGCGGCCATCCTGCTCGCCTTCTACGTGGCCGCCGCCGAGAAGCGCGGCATCCCCCGCGCGAAGCTCACCGGCACCATCCAGAACGACATCCTCAAGGAATACGCCTCACGCGGCACCTGGATCTGGCCTCCGGAGCCCTCGCTCAGACTCATCGCGGACACGATCGAGTTCTGCGCCGAACAGGTGCCCCGCTTCAACGCGATCTCCGTCGCGGGGGCGCACTTCCGCGACGCGGGAGCCAACGCCGTACAGGAGATGGCCTTCACCCTCGCCGACGGCGTCACGTACTGCGAGACGGTCCTCGAACGCGGCCGGATGACCATCGACCAGTTCGCCCCGCAGATCTCCTTCTTCTTCTACACACACGGCGACTTCTTCGAGGAGATCGCCAAGTACCGTGCCGGACGCAGGCGCTGGGCGACCCTCGTGCGCGAGCGGTTCGGTGCGAAAACCGACAAGGCGGCCATGTTCCGCTTCGGCTGCGTCGCCGGCGGAGCCTCGCTGCACGCCCCGCAGGCCCGCAACAACACCGTGCGCGTCGCCTACGAGGCACTCGCCTCCGTACTCGGCGGGGTGCAGTCGATGTTCACCGCCGCCTGGGACGAGCCGTTCGCCCTGCCGAGCGAGGAGTCGACGACGCTGGCCCTGCGCACCCAGCAGATTCTCGCGCACGAGACGGGCGTGGCCGCCGTCGCCGACCCGCTGGGGGGCTCGTACTTCGTCGAGGCCCTCACCGACGCGACCGAGGAGCGGATCGTCGAGATCATGGCCGACCTGGAGGCGCACGGCGGCATGGTCCGCTGCATCGAGGACGGCTACCTGCAAGGGCTCATCGCCGACGAGTCGTGGCAACTGCACCGGAAGACCACCTCCGGCGAGCGACCGGTCGTCGGCGTCAACCGGTTCACGGTCGACGAGCCGCCACCGGACCTCGCCACCTACGAACTCGACGCCGAGGGCCGCGAACGCCAGCTCAAGCGGCTCGCGCGGGTCAAGTCCGAGCGCAGCGCCGCCGAGGTGCGCGCCAGCCTCGACGCCCTGCGTCGCGCCGCCGAGGGCGACGACAACCTCATGAACCCGCTCATCGACTGCGCGGGCGCGTACTGCACGGTCGGCGAGATGGCCGACGTGCTGCGCGCGGTGTGGGGCGAGTTCCGGCAGCCGGTGGTGTTCTGA